AGGCGCTTTTACCTATGACCCACATTTTACTGTACTTACTCTTAGGGCTTACGGCAGGTGTTGTGAGCGGTTTAATTGGCATCGGTGGGGAGTCGTGATCGTCCCGATTTTGATTTTTGGGTTTGGCTTATCCCAACACGAAGCCCAGGGCACAACTCTGGCCATGTTAGTCCCCCCGGTTGGCTTACTGGCGGCATGGACTTACTACAAGCAAGGATCTGTGAATTTTCAGATTGCCGCTCTCTTGTGTGCTGGTTTTTTCTTAGGTGGGTTGCTGGGTGCAAAGCTGGCGACTGGTCTCTCGAATGTGCTTCTAGAAAAGG
Above is a genomic segment from Neosynechococcus sphagnicola sy1 containing:
- a CDS encoding sulfite exporter TauE/SafE family protein, yielding MIVPILIFGFGLSQHEAQGTTLAMLVPPVGLLAAWTYYKQGSVNFQIAALLCAGFFLGGLLGAKLATGLSNVLLEKVFGVAMLAIALKMIFAR